From a single Oxalobacter vibrioformis genomic region:
- the pflA gene encoding pyruvate formate-lyase-activating protein: protein MTVIPIAEEKTLPPQAGGDQPGGYVHSVEPSAAVDGPGMRFALFVSGCQMRCLYCHNPDTWDRKSGEWRSVDDVVAEIGRYAPFLKFAGGLTISGGEPLVQADFVHEIMRRCKEEYGLHTALDTNGLLAKNFSDEWFDVVDMILLDIKQMNPEKHRQLTSTPLTQVLEFARRLERMGKPMWVRYVLVPGYTDDPEDVEKLGEFVSTLKNVERVEILPFHKMGEYKWQELGLKYELTDTPAPSMETVERVKHQLEAYGLKVVV, encoded by the coding sequence GTGACAGTAATACCTATTGCTGAAGAAAAAACCCTCCCGCCTCAGGCGGGAGGGGATCAACCGGGTGGCTATGTCCACTCCGTTGAACCCAGTGCTGCGGTAGACGGACCAGGTATGCGCTTTGCGCTGTTTGTGTCTGGTTGCCAAATGCGCTGTCTTTATTGCCATAATCCCGATACCTGGGACCGCAAAAGCGGTGAATGGCGCTCTGTCGATGATGTGGTTGCTGAAATCGGCAGATATGCTCCCTTTCTCAAATTTGCCGGTGGGCTGACCATCAGCGGCGGCGAGCCGCTTGTTCAGGCAGATTTTGTCCACGAGATCATGCGCCGCTGCAAGGAAGAATACGGCCTGCATACGGCTCTTGATACCAATGGCCTGCTTGCCAAGAATTTTTCCGATGAGTGGTTTGATGTCGTTGACATGATTTTGCTGGATATCAAGCAGATGAATCCTGAAAAGCACCGCCAGTTGACCTCAACACCCCTTACTCAGGTGCTGGAATTTGCCAGGCGGCTTGAGCGTATGGGTAAGCCGATGTGGGTGCGCTATGTCCTGGTGCCCGGATACACGGATGATCCGGAAGATGTGGAAAAACTGGGTGAATTTGTTTCTACGCTGAAAAATGTTGAACGGGTTGAAATTCTGCCATTTCACAAGATGGGGGAATACAAATGGCAGGAGCTTGGCCTGAAATATGAATTGACGGATACGCCTGCGCCTTCCATGGAAACTGTCGAGCGCGTTAAACACCAGCTTGAAGCGTATGGCCTGAAGGTCGTCGTCTGA